One genomic window of Synergistaceae bacterium includes the following:
- a CDS encoding pyridoxal-phosphate dependent enzyme, producing MRDDLIPFSFGGNKVRIALKYFEDMERKHCDCIIAYGNRQSNLCRAVSNLSASRGIPCYIVSSIEHIDKENETNNEAMVRMTGAKIIFCSKDNVALTIAQVLYDSRKLGMEPYYVYGDIYGNGNENIAIQAYVEAYADIVRYESENHVFFDYIFLASGTGLTQSAIICGDLANGCNKNIVGISIAHSKEQGREKIFKYISGYTGKIINKIYFEDKYLYGGYGKYSIKIIQTVKDVFRLDGIALDPIYTGKAFNGMINYLKENNVQNKNILFLHSGGLPIFFDTMQKILFDYSDSE from the coding sequence ATGCGTGATGATTTGATCCCTTTCTCGTTCGGAGGGAACAAAGTCAGGATTGCCCTAAAATACTTTGAGGATATGGAACGGAAACATTGTGACTGTATAATAGCATATGGAAACAGGCAGTCAAATTTATGCAGAGCAGTGTCAAATTTGAGTGCGTCAAGAGGGATCCCCTGCTATATAGTTTCTTCAATTGAGCACATAGATAAAGAAAATGAAACAAACAACGAGGCAATGGTTAGGATGACAGGGGCAAAAATTATTTTCTGCTCAAAGGACAATGTAGCCTTAACGATCGCACAGGTACTCTATGATTCCAGAAAATTGGGGATGGAACCATATTATGTTTATGGTGATATATATGGGAATGGCAATGAAAATATAGCCATACAAGCATACGTGGAGGCATATGCCGATATCGTGAGATACGAATCGGAAAACCATGTATTTTTTGATTATATTTTTTTGGCAAGCGGGACTGGATTGACGCAGTCCGCGATAATATGTGGAGATTTGGCAAATGGATGCAATAAAAATATTGTCGGGATTTCCATTGCCCACAGTAAAGAACAAGGTAGAGAAAAAATTTTTAAATATATTTCAGGATATACCGGTAAAATTATAAATAAAATATATTTTGAGGATAAATATTTGTATGGGGGATATGGGAAATATTCCATAAAAATTATACAAACTGTCAAAGATGTATTTCGTCTGGATGGGATAGCACTTGATCCTATATATACAGGAAAAGCTTTTAACGGAATGATAAATTATCTGAAGGAAAATAATGTACAAAATAAGAATATATTATTTTTGCATTCCGGAGGACTTCCGATTTTTTTCGATACAATGCAGAAAATATTATTCGATTATTCTGATAGTGAATGA
- a CDS encoding ATP-grasp domain-containing protein gives MNLLFTSVGRRSYLIQYFKEALNGEGIIHAANSEPHSPAFEYADRNVVTPIIYDKSYIQFMLDYCLFNNIDALIPLFDIDLPILSTNRHLFENIGVRLILSGEEAIGICNDKWHTYNFCRENNIAVPKTYLSLEDALCDVAQGKISFPVIIKPRWGMGSIAVFEADDESELRVLYRKAQKKIISSYLKYETHNRLDKGVLIQEKLNGQEYGMDVINDLNGRYQNTIVKKKYSMRSGETDCAETVDNIILKNLGCILSQRLKHIAILDVDLFMVGDTPYLLEMNARFGGGYPFSHLAGVNLPLAIIKWLNNEQISKTILHENFGIVSHKNLNVIQISSHGKCYLGDKYNVKIVKSQYDISNLLLKFNNYFYPTLLDKIENLDNYVNKLQNNAIVLRITDVNDNIRAFASFYANDTMNYIAYLTIIAVDESVQRHGIGKLLLTKVEEISRTNGMKYVKLSTHNFNTTAIAFYGKNGYTVSEYLVDGNIYMIKKLV, from the coding sequence ATGAATTTATTGTTTACGTCTGTTGGGAGACGCAGTTACCTGATCCAATATTTTAAAGAAGCTCTGAACGGAGAGGGCATCATCCATGCTGCCAACAGCGAGCCACATTCGCCAGCATTTGAATATGCCGACAGAAATGTAGTGACACCAATAATTTATGATAAATCTTATATTCAGTTCATGTTGGATTATTGCCTTTTCAATAATATTGATGCATTGATCCCGTTGTTTGATATCGATCTCCCTATACTTTCGACGAACAGGCACCTTTTCGAAAATATCGGAGTACGATTGATACTTTCAGGTGAAGAGGCCATTGGGATATGCAACGATAAGTGGCACACATACAATTTTTGTCGTGAGAATAATATTGCAGTCCCCAAAACGTATCTTTCCCTTGAAGATGCCTTATGTGATGTTGCGCAGGGAAAAATTTCTTTTCCTGTGATAATCAAGCCCCGCTGGGGAATGGGATCTATCGCTGTCTTCGAAGCCGATGACGAGTCAGAGCTCAGGGTGTTATATCGCAAAGCTCAAAAAAAAATCATATCGTCATATTTGAAATATGAGACCCATAATAGATTGGATAAAGGTGTATTGATTCAGGAGAAACTTAATGGGCAGGAATACGGCATGGATGTGATTAATGACCTTAATGGCCGTTATCAGAATACGATAGTAAAAAAAAAGTATTCTATGCGCTCAGGAGAAACTGATTGTGCAGAAACAGTTGACAATATTATTCTGAAAAATCTTGGTTGTATTTTAAGTCAGAGGCTGAAACATATTGCAATTTTGGATGTGGATTTATTTATGGTAGGCGATACCCCGTATTTGCTGGAAATGAATGCCAGGTTCGGAGGAGGATATCCGTTCAGCCACTTGGCCGGGGTGAATTTGCCGCTGGCTATCATAAAATGGCTTAATAATGAACAAATATCCAAAACAATTTTACATGAAAATTTTGGAATAGTATCGCATAAAAACTTGAATGTCATACAAATTTCTTCACATGGAAAATGCTATTTGGGTGATAAATATAATGTTAAAATAGTAAAATCACAATATGATATATCTAACTTATTGCTTAAATTTAATAATTATTTTTATCCTACATTGCTTGATAAAATCGAAAATCTTGATAATTATGTTAATAAACTACAAAATAATGCAATTGTTCTTAGAATTACAGATGTTAATGATAATATAAGGGCCTTTGCTTCATTTTATGCAAATGATACCATGAATTATATTGCTTATTTAACAATTATAGCCGTTGATGAATCAGTCCAAAGACACGGTATCGGTAAGTTGCTTTTGACTAAAGTCGAGGAAATATCAAGGACTAATGGTATGAAGTATGTCAAATTGAGTACACATAATTTTAACACTACGGCAATAGCTTTTTATGGGAAAAATGGATATACTGTCAGCGAATATTTGGTAGATGGCAACATATACATGATAAAAAAACTGGTATAA
- a CDS encoding DegT/DnrJ/EryC1/StrS family aminotransferase — MRPRILVTRSSMPPMEEYVEEIRDLWESHWLTNMGIKHKRFEAELLRYLGAGNIELFVNGHLALENAIAAFELAGEVITTPFTFVSTTHAIVRSGLMPVFCDISPDDFTMDVTKLESLITEKTTAIIPVHIYGNICNVHDIERIAKKHGLKVIYDAAHAFGVMSDGVGVANFGDASIFSFHATKVFNAIEGGAVVFKDANLKKRLNCQKNFGFAGPESVEFVGGNAKMNEFQAAMGLCNLRHIDEEISKRKKVSERYTEHLGGVEGIRLFSRQKGVKSNYAYLPVLFDGFKFSRDEVYDKLKSENIFTRKYFYPLTSNFECYRGRFDSKITPVARYISERVLILPIYADLDLSDVDMICDIILQ, encoded by the coding sequence ATGAGACCCCGGATACTCGTAACCCGCTCGTCTATGCCACCGATGGAGGAATATGTCGAAGAAATAAGAGATCTTTGGGAGAGCCATTGGCTGACTAACATGGGAATAAAGCACAAGCGCTTTGAGGCTGAGCTTTTGCGGTATCTCGGTGCCGGGAATATAGAGCTCTTTGTCAACGGGCATCTCGCGCTTGAGAATGCGATCGCTGCGTTTGAACTTGCCGGTGAAGTCATAACGACACCGTTTACGTTTGTCTCAACTACCCACGCTATAGTACGCAGCGGCTTGATGCCGGTATTCTGTGATATTAGTCCCGATGATTTTACGATGGACGTTACAAAGCTGGAATCTCTTATCACAGAAAAAACCACTGCGATAATCCCCGTGCATATATACGGCAATATCTGCAATGTGCATGATATCGAACGTATTGCAAAAAAACATGGGCTGAAAGTGATCTATGATGCCGCTCATGCCTTTGGTGTGATGTCGGATGGGGTTGGGGTAGCGAATTTTGGGGATGCGTCAATATTCAGTTTCCATGCAACGAAGGTCTTTAATGCGATTGAAGGGGGGGCTGTAGTGTTTAAGGATGCAAATCTGAAAAAACGGCTGAATTGTCAGAAGAATTTTGGGTTTGCAGGGCCTGAGTCTGTCGAATTTGTCGGTGGTAACGCAAAAATGAACGAATTTCAGGCGGCTATGGGTCTTTGCAACCTCAGGCATATAGATGAGGAAATTTCAAAACGAAAAAAAGTTTCAGAAAGATATACAGAACATCTTGGTGGTGTGGAAGGTATAAGGCTTTTTAGCCGGCAAAAAGGGGTGAAAAGCAACTACGCGTATCTTCCCGTGCTTTTTGATGGATTTAAATTTAGCCGCGATGAGGTTTATGACAAACTGAAGTCAGAGAATATATTTACAAGAAAATATTTTTATCCTCTTACAAGCAATTTTGAATGCTACAGGGGAAGATTTGACTCAAAAATTACTCCCGTTGCCCGCTATATATCTGAAAGAGTGCTTATTTTACCTATTTATGCTGATTTGGACCTGAGTGATGTTGACATGATTTGCGATATAATATTGCAATAG
- a CDS encoding DivIVA domain-containing protein, giving the protein MAELLTSLDVVNQSFKKSIRGYDAAEVDEFLDHIAETLQVYMQRNKDLERELLTKQESLAEYEKMKDVLHEALLMAQKSADERVRSAKDQAAKIISDAEARAEEICRDAVCEADKLRDGILQIRNIRSLYEQEIRGILAKYENLLNQCVSGSPLAGAVESVLEGIMDEDEPEKSVGFEKPVGFAPEAGRRDLETAYNMLGIDPKIVLNGQDGTENG; this is encoded by the coding sequence GTGGCGGAACTTTTGACATCTCTTGATGTGGTCAATCAGTCATTCAAGAAGAGTATAAGAGGTTATGATGCGGCGGAAGTTGATGAATTCCTTGATCATATAGCCGAGACCCTTCAGGTTTATATGCAGAGGAACAAGGATCTTGAACGCGAGTTGCTTACTAAGCAGGAGAGCCTTGCCGAATACGAAAAAATGAAGGACGTGCTTCATGAAGCTCTTCTTATGGCGCAGAAGAGCGCAGATGAAAGGGTCAGAAGTGCAAAGGATCAGGCAGCCAAGATAATCTCAGACGCGGAGGCCCGCGCGGAGGAGATATGCCGCGATGCCGTCTGCGAGGCTGATAAACTCCGCGACGGGATACTTCAGATACGCAACATCAGATCTCTTTATGAGCAGGAGATCAGAGGGATACTCGCAAAGTATGAAAATCTCCTTAACCAGTGCGTATCAGGCTCTCCACTTGCAGGGGCGGTCGAAAGTGTTCTTGAAGGCATAATGGACGAAGATGAGCCTGAGAAGTCTGTCGGGTTTGAGAAGCCTGTTGGGTTTGCACCAGAGGCAGGCAGGCGAGATCTGGAAACCGCATACAATATGCTTGGCATAGACCCTAAAATTGTGCTGAATGGACAGGACGGCACGGAGAACGGCTGA
- the recG gene encoding ATP-dependent DNA helicase RecG: MDRTARRTADPSENDILSVPLNSLRGVGPKRAKLLSVLGAATAKDLLWLFPRRYEDRRSVSKISGLVPGRAAAVFAIVDEIERRSLQKPGLELVVCRFHDETGVLSASWFNRKGMEYILKKGTFAALYGVPSLRSGGLEMSNPEFEVLKNEAEGRSFTGIIPIYPSTAGLPVRWFRHFMEDLLDGMIPSVQETLPPFIMKKRNLMPLRDALRAMHRPCSGAEWKEARRRLAYEEFLLVQTGLALRRESLKNGHPSPIILPNGDIYRKFRASIPFELTKSQENALDEIFADTSVNSPMSRMLQGDVGAGKTLVAIGLAAAAADTGVQTALMAPTEALAEQLYSQCVKWLSPLGVSCVMLKGGQSVPVRRAVLGSVSDGKAIVIVGTQALLEGGVGFKNLGVVIIDEQQRFGVMQRAVMLDRYPAPHVLMMSATPIPRTLALCVFGDLDVSVLKEKPKGRFKTETRIIDAKKMRILLRFIADEACAGGHIYWICPRVECDGTPDVASAEDRYSFIARYLGPLGVGLLHGRMDSAEKDAVLNKFRSGEIKILIGTTVVEVGVDVPEATVIVIESPEQFGLSQLHQLRGRVGRGDRRGVCVLLVRSLDGEIPERLAVMLKTDDGFEIAEADLAFRGAGELSGASQHGMTEFKVADPARDMQLLLEAREDAYEWVARDHELSEGRLFMDKLRTDLGGTLGIG; the protein is encoded by the coding sequence ATGGACAGGACGGCACGGAGAACGGCTGATCCGTCCGAGAACGATATTCTCTCCGTCCCGCTGAACTCACTGCGCGGGGTAGGGCCGAAGCGCGCTAAGCTTCTATCCGTTCTTGGCGCTGCAACGGCAAAGGATTTGCTTTGGCTTTTTCCGAGGCGTTATGAAGACAGGCGCAGCGTCTCTAAAATCAGCGGGCTTGTACCCGGCAGGGCGGCGGCAGTCTTTGCGATAGTGGACGAGATTGAACGCAGAAGTCTGCAGAAGCCGGGGCTTGAGTTGGTAGTATGTCGGTTTCACGACGAAACCGGAGTACTGTCGGCATCGTGGTTCAACAGAAAAGGCATGGAATATATTCTGAAAAAGGGGACCTTTGCAGCACTATACGGAGTCCCCTCTTTGCGTTCAGGCGGACTTGAGATGTCGAATCCTGAGTTTGAGGTCCTTAAAAATGAAGCGGAGGGCAGGAGCTTTACAGGTATAATCCCCATCTATCCTTCGACTGCAGGGCTTCCTGTCAGGTGGTTCAGGCATTTTATGGAAGATCTGCTGGATGGGATGATCCCTTCTGTGCAGGAGACTCTGCCGCCGTTCATCATGAAAAAGCGTAACCTTATGCCGCTTCGCGATGCGCTCCGGGCAATGCACCGTCCATGCTCGGGAGCGGAATGGAAAGAGGCGAGACGCAGGCTGGCTTACGAAGAGTTTTTACTGGTACAGACAGGACTGGCACTTCGCAGGGAGTCATTAAAAAATGGGCATCCATCACCCATAATATTGCCGAACGGAGATATTTACAGAAAATTCCGTGCTTCAATACCGTTTGAACTGACTAAATCGCAGGAAAATGCGCTGGATGAAATTTTTGCGGACACATCGGTGAATTCTCCAATGTCGCGTATGCTGCAGGGGGATGTTGGCGCCGGCAAGACGCTTGTGGCCATAGGACTTGCTGCAGCTGCCGCAGATACAGGGGTACAGACTGCGTTGATGGCTCCCACAGAGGCTCTGGCGGAGCAGCTTTATTCTCAGTGCGTTAAATGGCTTTCTCCTTTAGGGGTCAGTTGCGTTATGCTGAAGGGAGGTCAGAGCGTGCCTGTACGCCGTGCTGTTCTTGGATCGGTCTCCGACGGAAAAGCAATTGTGATAGTCGGCACACAGGCGCTGCTTGAGGGCGGCGTTGGATTTAAAAATCTTGGGGTCGTGATAATAGACGAACAGCAGCGATTCGGCGTAATGCAGCGTGCGGTCATGCTGGACCGTTACCCTGCTCCGCATGTGCTCATGATGAGTGCTACGCCCATACCGCGCACACTCGCACTTTGTGTTTTCGGAGACCTTGATGTTTCTGTACTGAAAGAAAAACCAAAGGGGCGTTTTAAGACAGAGACGCGTATCATAGATGCTAAGAAGATGAGGATCCTGTTGCGGTTCATTGCGGACGAAGCGTGTGCCGGAGGACATATTTACTGGATATGCCCGAGGGTTGAATGCGACGGAACGCCTGATGTCGCTTCAGCAGAAGATAGATATTCGTTTATTGCCAGATATTTGGGGCCTCTTGGTGTAGGGCTGCTGCATGGACGCATGGACAGCGCAGAGAAAGATGCGGTTTTAAATAAATTTCGCAGCGGTGAAATAAAGATACTTATAGGTACTACCGTAGTCGAAGTTGGCGTAGATGTGCCCGAAGCCACAGTGATAGTGATTGAATCGCCCGAACAGTTTGGACTGTCGCAGCTGCATCAGCTTCGTGGGCGGGTGGGGCGCGGTGACAGGCGCGGAGTATGTGTATTGCTTGTGCGGAGCCTTGATGGCGAGATACCGGAGCGCCTTGCTGTAATGCTGAAGACTGATGACGGTTTTGAAATCGCAGAGGCCGACCTTGCCTTTCGCGGAGCGGGGGAACTTAGCGGTGCATCACAGCACGGAATGACCGAATTCAAGGTGGCAGATCCGGCCAGGGACATGCAGCTTCTTCTTGAAGCAAGGGAGGACGCGTACGAATGGGTCGCAAGGGACCATGAGCTTTCTGAAGGCCGCCTGTTTATGGATAAGCTGCGGACGGACCTCGGGGGAACACTTGGCATAGGATAA
- the rny gene encoding ribonuclease Y, producing the protein MITVLLCVITGLAVGALIGFVYHKNSSEKKYQGALSESERILSEAAKKAEQIKRDIISEGKEEIHRLRQELDRDTKERRNELQRSERRLEQKEENLDKKIENISRKEEELRARHEQAQEKLDQLAEREQELITKLEQIAQLTREQARDLLLAEVEADANHLIGLRLKELEERAKREADRKAQEIIATAIQRCSVEFTSDVVVSVVNLPSDEMKGRIIGREGRNIRTFETLTGVDLIVDDTPEAVTLSSFDPVRREVARLSLERLVVDGRIHPARIEEIIERAEKDVQIQILETAEQALLETGIKNMHGELTNIIGQLRYRTSYGQNALAHSLEVAHLSGIMAAELGLDEIKARRAGLLHDIGKAVDHQIEGPHAKIGADIAKRYGEAPDIVNAIAAHHEDEEPQTIYAVLVAAADAVSASRPGARRESLDAYVKRLEKLEEVAKTFSGVSKAFAIQAGREVRVAVAPSVTDEGAMQKLAYDIARKIEEEMRYPGQIKVTLIKETRVVDYAK; encoded by the coding sequence ATGATAACAGTACTGTTATGTGTAATAACAGGGCTTGCGGTCGGAGCCTTGATCGGATTTGTGTACCACAAAAATAGTTCAGAGAAGAAGTATCAGGGGGCTCTTTCCGAATCTGAGCGCATTCTCTCAGAAGCTGCAAAAAAAGCAGAACAGATAAAGCGCGATATAATTTCTGAGGGCAAGGAAGAGATCCATAGACTGAGACAGGAACTGGATCGGGATACAAAGGAACGCCGCAACGAGCTTCAGCGCTCGGAGCGTCGCCTGGAACAGAAGGAAGAGAACCTGGATAAAAAGATTGAAAATATCAGCCGCAAGGAAGAAGAACTAAGGGCACGCCACGAGCAGGCACAGGAAAAGCTGGATCAGCTTGCCGAGCGTGAGCAGGAACTTATCACGAAGCTTGAGCAGATAGCACAGCTGACGCGCGAACAGGCAAGGGATCTGTTGCTTGCTGAGGTCGAGGCTGACGCGAATCACCTTATAGGGCTCAGACTCAAGGAGCTTGAAGAGAGGGCGAAACGTGAGGCTGACCGCAAGGCGCAGGAGATAATAGCTACGGCGATACAGCGCTGCAGTGTAGAATTTACTTCCGACGTTGTTGTCAGTGTAGTAAACCTGCCGTCTGATGAGATGAAGGGGCGCATCATCGGACGCGAAGGACGCAACATAAGGACCTTTGAAACTCTCACCGGTGTGGATTTGATTGTTGACGATACCCCCGAGGCCGTAACTTTAAGCAGTTTTGATCCTGTACGGCGCGAGGTTGCACGTCTTTCGCTTGAAAGACTTGTCGTAGATGGCCGCATCCATCCGGCCCGCATTGAGGAAATAATAGAGCGTGCCGAGAAGGATGTGCAGATACAGATTCTTGAAACGGCGGAACAGGCGTTGCTTGAGACCGGTATCAAGAATATGCATGGCGAACTTACGAATATAATCGGACAGTTGCGCTACCGTACAAGCTACGGTCAGAATGCATTGGCACACAGCCTTGAAGTCGCGCACCTCTCCGGCATAATGGCAGCGGAGCTTGGACTTGATGAGATCAAAGCTCGCAGGGCAGGACTCCTTCACGATATAGGCAAGGCTGTCGACCATCAGATAGAGGGGCCTCATGCAAAGATAGGTGCCGATATCGCAAAGAGGTACGGAGAAGCTCCTGATATTGTCAACGCAATTGCGGCGCACCATGAAGATGAGGAACCGCAGACTATCTATGCTGTGCTTGTCGCTGCCGCAGATGCGGTAAGCGCATCGCGCCCAGGTGCGCGTCGCGAGAGCCTTGATGCTTATGTAAAAAGGCTTGAGAAACTTGAAGAAGTTGCAAAAACGTTCAGCGGCGTGAGCAAGGCGTTCGCTATTCAGGCGGGCCGCGAGGTCCGTGTCGCGGTAGCCCCTTCTGTTACGGACGAAGGAGCTATGCAGAAGCTTGCTTATGACATTGCACGGAAGATAGAAGAAGAAATGCGGTATCCCGGACAGATCAAGGTAACGCTTATAAAGGAGACAAGGGTCGTGGATTACGCAAAGTAG
- a CDS encoding TIGR00282 family metallophosphoesterase — MRILFIGDIMGSPGRNAVARTLPVVRQEFGNFDFIIANGENSAAGFGLTERVMNELFSMGIDILTNGNHVWDKKEFIPFLSSEPRVLRPANHPEGTVGRGFAVYEKNGKRLSVMCLQGRTFMPPLDCPFRRAERLISESEVPAVFVDFHAEASSEKRALACWLDGKVSAVAGTHTHVQTADEEVLPQGTAFISDVGMTGGHAGIIGMTLDSVLPKFLYGIPGKFEICDEDVRFQAVVVDIDEETGRGMDIRRVNIPCR, encoded by the coding sequence GTGCGCATTCTTTTTATAGGGGACATAATGGGCAGTCCGGGGCGGAATGCGGTAGCGCGGACTCTTCCTGTTGTGCGTCAGGAGTTTGGGAATTTCGATTTCATCATAGCAAACGGAGAAAACAGCGCTGCCGGCTTTGGTCTTACGGAGCGTGTGATGAATGAGCTCTTTTCCATGGGTATAGATATCCTGACAAACGGCAACCATGTCTGGGATAAAAAAGAATTTATCCCGTTTCTGAGCAGTGAACCGAGAGTGCTGCGTCCCGCGAACCACCCGGAGGGGACGGTGGGGAGAGGTTTTGCCGTCTATGAAAAAAACGGGAAACGCCTGTCCGTAATGTGTCTTCAGGGAAGGACATTCATGCCGCCGCTGGACTGTCCGTTTCGCAGGGCGGAGAGGCTTATATCTGAGTCGGAAGTTCCTGCTGTATTCGTGGACTTTCATGCGGAGGCATCATCAGAGAAGCGTGCACTTGCATGCTGGCTTGATGGGAAGGTTTCAGCGGTTGCAGGCACACACACACATGTTCAGACGGCAGATGAGGAAGTTCTGCCGCAGGGCACGGCATTCATCTCCGATGTGGGGATGACTGGAGGACACGCAGGCATAATAGGCATGACACTTGATTCTGTACTTCCGAAATTTCTGTACGGGATCCCGGGCAAGTTCGAAATATGCGATGAAGATGTAAGGTTCCAGGCAGTGGTTGTTGATATCGATGAAGAAACCGGGCGGGGAATGGACATTCGTCGGGTCAATATCCCTTGTCGGTAG